One Terriglobales bacterium genomic window carries:
- the miaA gene encoding tRNA (adenosine(37)-N6)-dimethylallyltransferase MiaA — protein MRATSPARAAESAASTQARQEPLLVVILGPTGSGKTALSLALAERFQGEIVNCDSVALYCEVEIGTAKPTAAERARVPHHLFDIAGLDEAVTAGDYARRTRVVLAEIAGRGRIPIVVGGTGFYLRALLEGLFSGPPRAEELRQRLRARATKAGKATKNDPAGLHRLLQRLDPAAAAKIHANDTPKLIRAIEVGMQSREKMSELWQRGREPLTGFRVLRIGLDPERNALYARINERARHMFDSGLVEETRALLAKYGDARPLQSLGYKQAGQLLRGEIDRKLAIWATQQAHRNYAKRQMTWFRREPEVHWLKSFGDVMQIQSEAMDLVQSAASRTAGGDCAV, from the coding sequence ATGCGGGCGACCTCGCCCGCACGCGCGGCCGAGTCGGCTGCTTCCACACAGGCCAGGCAGGAGCCCCTGCTGGTGGTCATTCTCGGCCCCACCGGGAGCGGCAAGACCGCGCTCTCTCTCGCCCTGGCCGAGCGCTTCCAGGGCGAGATCGTCAACTGCGACTCCGTCGCCCTCTACTGCGAGGTAGAGATCGGGACGGCCAAGCCCACGGCCGCCGAGCGCGCTCGAGTCCCCCACCATCTCTTCGACATTGCCGGACTCGACGAAGCGGTCACTGCCGGCGACTACGCCCGCCGCACCCGTGTCGTGCTGGCCGAGATCGCCGGCCGGGGCAGGATTCCCATCGTGGTCGGCGGGACCGGATTTTATCTGCGCGCGCTGCTCGAAGGACTCTTCTCCGGCCCGCCACGGGCGGAAGAGTTGCGCCAGCGTCTGCGCGCCCGCGCCACGAAGGCCGGGAAGGCTACAAAGAACGACCCGGCGGGCCTGCACCGGCTGCTCCAGCGCCTGGACCCGGCCGCCGCCGCCAAGATCCACGCCAACGACACGCCCAAGCTCATCCGCGCGATCGAGGTCGGCATGCAGTCGCGCGAGAAGATGTCCGAGCTGTGGCAGCGCGGCCGCGAGCCGCTTACTGGCTTCCGCGTTCTGCGGATTGGCCTCGACCCGGAGCGCAACGCGCTCTACGCCCGCATCAATGAGCGCGCCCGCCACATGTTCGACTCCGGGCTAGTGGAGGAGACGCGCGCGCTGCTCGCGAAGTACGGCGACGCCCGGCCGCTCCAGTCCCTGGGCTACAAGCAGGCCGGACAACTGCTGCGCGGCGAGATTGACCGCAAGCTTGCCATCTGGGCCACCCAGCAGGCCCACCGCAACTACGCCAAGCGCCAAATGACATGGTTCCGGCGCGAGCCCGAGGTGCACTGGCTCAAGAGCTTCGGGGACGTCATGCAAATCCAGTCTGAAGCTATGGATCTAGTTCAGTCCGCTGCTAGTCGCACAGCCGGGGGCGACTGCGCCGTATGA